A DNA window from Salvelinus fontinalis isolate EN_2023a chromosome 28, ASM2944872v1, whole genome shotgun sequence contains the following coding sequences:
- the LOC129826753 gene encoding small integral membrane protein 15-like, which translates to MIDVRAWAEYLVEWAAKDPYGFLTTVILALTPLFIASALLSWKLAKMIEVRDREQKKKQKRQENIAKAKRTKKD; encoded by the coding sequence ATGATTGACGTGCGGGCGTGGGCGGAGTACCTGGTGGAATGGGCGGCCAAGGACCCGTACGGCTTTCTGACCACTGTCATCCTGGCGCTTACACCCCTCTTCATCGCCAGCGCCCTGTTGTCGTGGAAACTGGCCAAGATGATTGAAGTGCGCGACCGCGAacagaagaagaagcagaaaCGTCAGGAGAATATCGCCAAGGCCAAGAGGACCAAGAAAGACTGA